The Glycine max cultivar Williams 82 chromosome 12, Glycine_max_v4.0, whole genome shotgun sequence genome window below encodes:
- the LOC100780122 gene encoding coatomer subunit delta — MVVLAASIVSKSGKVLVSRQFVDMSRIRIEGLLAAFPKLIGTGKQHTYVEMENVRYVYQPMEALYLLLVTNKHSNILEDLATLRLLSKLVPEYSYSLDEEDICQNAFELIFAFDEVISLGHTENVTVAQVKQYCEMESHEEKLHKLVMQSKINDTKDVMKRKASEIDKSKIEKNRGDKGGFGPLQSLGSGKIENSFSDLSISSSGTGFASGSGFGLNSDVDSFSTKSKGRPTSSATAPPKGIGMKLGKSQRTNQFLESLKAEGEVILEHVQPKLGLPQAAALPSTDPISLTVEEKLNVTLKRDGGVSNFDVQGTLSLQILDKEDGHIQVQVQTGENQAIIFKTHPNMNKDLFANENILGLKDPNRPFPTGQAGGSEGVGLLKWRMQSTDESMVPLTINCWPSSSGNETYVSIEYEALSLFDLQNVVISVPLPALRDAPSVKQIDGEWRYDSRNSFLEWSVLLIDNSNRSGSMEFVVPQAEPSAFFPISVRFIATETFSDLKVTNVIPLNGGNPPKYSQRTQLITENYQIV, encoded by the exons TTCTAGTTTCTAGACAGTTTGTGGACATGTCTCGTATCAGAATTGAGGGACTTCTAGCAGCATTTCCCAAGTTAATAGGCACTGGAAAGCAACACACATATGTTGAGATGGAGAATGTGCGCTATGTTTACCAGCCAATGGAAGCTCTATACCTGCTTCTTGTAACAAACAAACATAGCAACATACTGGAAGACTTGGCAACTCTGAGACTTCTCTCCAAACTT GTTCCCGAATATTCTTACTCCCTTGATGAAGAGGATATTTGCCAAAATGCATTTGAGTTGATTTTTGCATTTGATGAAGTCATCTCTCTTGGGCACACGGAAAATGTGACTGTTGCACAAGTTAAGCAATACTGTGAGATGGAAAGTCATGAAGAGAAACTGCACAAGCTGGTTATGCAGAGCAAAATCAATGATACTAAGGATGTTATGAAGCGGAAAGCTAGTGAGATTGATAAAAGCAAG ATTGAAAAGAACAGAGGTGATAAAGGGGGATTTGGTCCTTTACAGTCACTAGGCTctggaaaaattgaaaatagctTTAGTGATTTGAGCATATCTAGCAGCGGAACTGGTTTTGCAAGTGGCTCTGGTTTTGGATTGAATTCTGATGTTGATTCCTTTTCTACCAAGTCTAAAG GTCGTCCAACTTCATCTGCCACTGCTCCACCAAAAGGTATTGGAATGAAGCTTGGTAAATCTCAAAGGACAAATCAGTTTTTGGAATCATTGAAAGCAGAAGGTGAGGTCATTCTTGAACATGTTCAGCCAAAACTTGGCCTGCCTCAGGCAGCTGCCCTACCATCAACAGATCCCATTTCTTTAACTGTTGAAGAGAAACTAAATGTGACACTAAAACGAGATGGTGGAGTCAGTAATTTTGATGTTCAAGGCACATTGTCTCTCCAAATTCTTGACAAAGAGGATGGACATATTCAAGTTCAG GTCCAGACAGGGGAGAATCAAGCCATCATTTTCAAGACACACCCTAACATGAATAAAGATTTATTTGCCAATGAAAATATACTAGGCCTAAAGGATCCCAATAGGCCTTTCCCCACGGGTCAAGCTGGTGGTTCTGAAGGTGTTGGTCTTTTAAAGTGGCGAATGCAAAGCACTGACGAGTCAATGGTGCCTCTGACAA TCAACTGCTGGCCCTCTTCTTCTGGAAATGAAACTTACGTCAGCATTGAGTATGAGGCTTTGTCATTGTTTGATTTGCAGAATGTTGTGATCTCCGTACCTCTTCCTGCTCTTCGAGATGCACCATCTGTTAAGCAGATTGATGGGGAATGGAG GTATGACTCAAGGAATTCCTTTTTGGAGTGGTCTGTCCTTCTGATTGATAATTCAAACCGCAG TGGGTCAATGGAATTTGTTGTTCCACAAGCCGAACCATCAGCATTCTTCCCCATTTCAGTTCGTTTTATAGCAACTGAAACATTTAGTGACCTGAAG GTCACCAATGTCATACCGCTAAATGGTGGTAATCCTCCCAAGTATTCTCAGAGAACACAGTTGATCACAGAAAACTACCAAATTGTGTGA